A DNA window from Rhizobium jaguaris contains the following coding sequences:
- a CDS encoding DUF4432 family protein: protein MMDFAAAKGPKLTLDEGSVLDIGACIVDGNNLAPGRAIPDDGDPRIDHSLEGFLFTCGPDHIRHPQPMSGAFEGKRYPLHGSFSSHPAKILWTRFEDDNAECRADIDIVTAERRTARLERHWRIDGTTGEVSLMDRVVNTSVEAMPVFLMYHMNVGAKWFDGGVRLSGQMLENGGFPWTFGEELGGLFCVPATAKGEDWSEVCLGPIAAIGGKSLRVRFGTDTLPFLQVWRNQRAPAHILGIEPVSHRLASRGELEEAGEFNILQPGEARSFALNFAFA, encoded by the coding sequence ATGATGGATTTTGCCGCAGCCAAGGGACCGAAACTGACGTTGGATGAAGGCTCTGTGCTGGATATCGGCGCCTGCATCGTCGACGGCAACAATCTTGCGCCAGGACGCGCCATCCCGGATGACGGCGACCCGCGCATCGATCATTCGTTAGAGGGCTTCCTCTTTACCTGCGGCCCTGATCATATCCGCCATCCGCAGCCGATGTCGGGCGCTTTCGAGGGCAAGCGTTATCCGTTGCACGGCTCTTTTTCCTCGCATCCTGCCAAAATCCTGTGGACTCGATTCGAGGATGACAATGCGGAGTGCCGTGCCGATATCGATATCGTCACCGCCGAACGCCGCACGGCGCGGCTGGAGCGCCATTGGCGCATCGACGGGACAACAGGCGAGGTTTCGCTCATGGACCGTGTCGTCAACACCAGCGTCGAGGCTATGCCGGTCTTCCTGATGTATCATATGAACGTCGGCGCCAAATGGTTCGACGGCGGTGTGCGCCTTTCTGGCCAGATGCTGGAGAACGGCGGTTTTCCCTGGACCTTCGGCGAGGAATTGGGCGGTCTTTTCTGCGTGCCGGCGACGGCGAAGGGCGAGGATTGGTCGGAGGTATGCCTCGGGCCGATCGCTGCCATCGGCGGCAAATCCCTGCGGGTACGCTTCGGCACGGATACCCTGCCGTTCCTGCAGGTCTGGCGCAATCAGCGCGCGCCGGCCCATATCCTCGGCATCGAACCCGTTTCGCACCGGTTAGCGTCACGCGGCGAGCTGGAAGAGGCGGGTGAATTCAATATTCTCCAGCCCGGGGAAGCCAGGAGTTTCGCGCTCAACTTTGCCTTCGCCTGA
- a CDS encoding ParA family protein: protein MPVITFANTKGGAGKTTAVLLLSTELARRGYRVTILDADPQHWISHWYEISGHVPNISVIDFVTSASLPVHLSENSGTDYFILDLPGARTPLLATALGLSDHVLIPIQGCAMDARGGAQVLELLQYLEQRAGIHINHSVVLTRVNSMVTTRALQTVKALLSERSVTVLETPIIERSAFRDIFDCGGTLYTMDPNRVSNLDKAQENARVFAEEMMRLLPVRLTASARGAGHDAIRSAA from the coding sequence ATGCCAGTTATCACATTTGCGAATACGAAGGGTGGGGCGGGGAAGACGACGGCGGTTCTGCTGTTGTCCACGGAGCTGGCGAGGCGCGGTTATCGTGTCACCATTCTCGACGCCGATCCGCAGCACTGGATTTCGCACTGGTACGAAATTTCCGGCCATGTGCCCAACATCTCCGTCATCGATTTCGTGACCAGCGCATCCTTGCCCGTGCATCTCTCGGAAAACAGCGGGACGGATTATTTCATCCTCGATCTGCCGGGTGCTCGCACGCCGCTGCTGGCAACGGCACTCGGTCTTTCCGATCATGTGCTCATTCCGATCCAGGGCTGTGCGATGGATGCGCGAGGTGGGGCACAGGTGCTTGAGCTGCTGCAATATCTGGAACAGCGGGCCGGCATTCACATCAATCATTCGGTCGTTCTGACCCGCGTGAACTCGATGGTGACGACTAGGGCGCTGCAGACGGTGAAGGCCCTGCTGTCCGAGCGGAGCGTTACGGTTCTTGAAACGCCGATTATTGAACGTTCGGCCTTCCGCGACATCTTCGACTGTGGCGGAACGCTCTATACGATGGACCCAAACCGCGTTAGCAATCTAGACAAGGCTCAGGAGAACGCCCGCGTCTTTGCCGAGGAGATGATGCGACTCCTGCCGGTGCGGCTGACGGCTTCGGCCCGCGGTGCCGGCCACGACGCGATCCGCAGCGCGGCCTAG
- a CDS encoding L,D-transpeptidase, translated as MNRFLKLSLTLALAATASALALTDAQAQYYRNGNNDIILVTPDGRILDQYPEQGVVTVARDGRGHRVLIDRYGNVLATEMRASTYYPRAPGRNVYNDNGYGDGNRYGDTQLSNNGGYRDYRQYRGGDYGNDGGYVDNGDGQQDRGVITNGIPRDGDVQSEPLDNQSLPEMNGQSQPNPNGTDYASIDPQEATPGIERKPPAEPVITLKGKSKLEITALEVFLARQGISPGAIDGRMGANVTKAIYAYQQMTGQTLNPNDTDSILEQLRLSGGMPIINYTITPADAAGPYVASIPEDYAAKAQMPSLGYTSTTEMLAERFHMDEGYLKELNPGANFTVPGSTIKVVNTGPGKTGTVAKILADKGRKQVFAYDASGALIAAYPASIGSTDTPSPSGTVTVERVAFNPGYTYNPKINFKQGANDKILDIPPGPNGPVGVVWMALSKPTYGIHGTPDPSKIGKSQSHGCVRLTNWDATELAKMVKPGVVVEFVD; from the coding sequence GTGAACCGGTTCCTGAAACTAAGTCTTACTCTGGCCTTGGCGGCCACGGCATCTGCTCTCGCATTGACTGATGCGCAGGCACAATACTACCGTAACGGGAACAACGACATCATCCTGGTGACCCCCGACGGACGAATCCTCGATCAATATCCAGAGCAAGGCGTGGTGACCGTCGCACGCGACGGGCGTGGCCACCGCGTATTGATCGACCGCTACGGCAATGTCCTCGCCACCGAGATGCGGGCCAGCACCTATTACCCGCGCGCGCCCGGCCGCAACGTCTACAATGACAACGGCTATGGCGACGGCAACCGGTACGGCGACACGCAGCTTTCCAACAATGGTGGCTACCGCGACTATCGCCAATATCGGGGCGGCGACTACGGCAATGACGGTGGCTATGTCGACAACGGTGATGGCCAACAGGATCGCGGCGTCATCACCAACGGCATCCCGCGCGATGGCGACGTCCAGAGCGAGCCGCTCGACAACCAATCGCTGCCGGAGATGAATGGCCAGTCGCAACCCAATCCAAACGGCACCGACTACGCATCGATCGATCCCCAGGAGGCAACACCCGGCATCGAACGCAAGCCGCCGGCCGAGCCCGTCATCACGCTGAAGGGCAAATCGAAATTGGAGATCACCGCGCTTGAGGTCTTCCTCGCCCGCCAAGGCATTTCGCCGGGCGCGATCGATGGCCGTATGGGTGCCAATGTCACCAAGGCGATCTACGCCTACCAGCAGATGACCGGCCAGACGCTAAACCCGAACGATACGGATTCGATCCTCGAGCAACTGCGCCTGTCAGGCGGCATGCCGATCATCAACTACACGATTACGCCTGCCGATGCCGCCGGCCCCTATGTCGCGTCGATCCCTGAAGATTATGCCGCGAAGGCGCAGATGCCGTCGCTTGGCTACACGTCGACCACGGAAATGCTGGCCGAACGTTTCCATATGGACGAAGGCTATCTGAAGGAGCTCAATCCCGGCGCCAACTTCACAGTTCCCGGCAGCACGATCAAAGTGGTCAATACCGGTCCCGGCAAAACCGGTACCGTTGCAAAAATTCTCGCCGACAAGGGCCGCAAGCAGGTTTTCGCCTACGATGCCAGTGGCGCCCTGATTGCCGCCTACCCCGCCAGTATCGGTTCCACCGACACACCATCGCCCTCTGGCACTGTGACGGTCGAACGCGTCGCCTTCAATCCCGGCTATACGTACAATCCGAAGATCAACTTCAAGCAGGGCGCCAACGACAAGATCCTCGACATTCCGCCTGGCCCTAACGGCCCTGTCGGTGTTGTCTGGATGGCGCTGTCGAAGCCTACCTACGGCATCCACGGGACACCCGACCCTTCGAAGATCGGCAAGTCACAGAGCCACGGCTGTGTGCGCCTGACCAACTGGGACGCGACAGAACTCGCGAAAATGGTCAAACCCGGCGTGGTCGTCGAATTCGTCGATTGA
- a CDS encoding RidA family protein: MSIKRIDVGARMSGAVIHGNTVYLAGQVGEGESVTDQCKSALAEVDRLLAAAGSNKSKILQTLIYLSDISYFAEMNAAWEAWVDPANTPARATSEAKLAAPKYKVEFIVTAAID; this comes from the coding sequence ATGAGCATCAAGCGTATCGACGTCGGAGCCCGCATGAGCGGTGCTGTCATTCACGGCAACACCGTCTACCTCGCCGGCCAGGTTGGTGAAGGCGAAAGCGTCACGGATCAATGCAAGTCTGCGCTCGCCGAAGTCGATCGCCTGCTGGCCGCCGCCGGCAGCAACAAGTCGAAGATCCTGCAGACGTTGATCTATCTCTCCGACATTTCCTATTTCGCCGAAATGAACGCCGCTTGGGAAGCCTGGGTCGATCCGGCCAATACGCCGGCCCGCGCCACCAGCGAAGCCAAGCTCGCTGCACCGAAGTACAAGGTCGAGTTCATCGTCACCGCCGCGATCGACTGA
- a CDS encoding TIGR01244 family sulfur transferase — translation MDIRPIDDEYSVSGQITLEDLDQIKAMGFKSIVCHRPDNESADQTPFSVIEAHAKELGLEIAHVPVGPMGVTEEAVQGMVDALDEFPRPMLGYCRSGARSTAIYQKTHHIRG, via the coding sequence ATGGATATCCGCCCGATCGATGACGAATACTCGGTTTCCGGCCAGATCACCCTGGAGGATCTCGATCAGATCAAGGCCATGGGTTTCAAGTCGATCGTCTGCCACCGCCCGGACAATGAGAGCGCGGATCAGACGCCGTTTTCGGTCATCGAAGCCCACGCCAAGGAGCTGGGGCTCGAAATCGCGCATGTGCCCGTTGGGCCGATGGGCGTGACCGAAGAGGCCGTGCAGGGCATGGTCGACGCTCTCGACGAATTCCCGCGGCCAATGCTCGGCTATTGCCGTTCCGGCGCGCGCTCGACCGCGATCTATCAGAAGACCCATCACATCCGCGGCTAA